Genomic DNA from Lactuca sativa cultivar Salinas chromosome 8, Lsat_Salinas_v11, whole genome shotgun sequence:
TCAATGCTACTAATTCAGCTTTCATTCCCTCCACCACTTCCATCAGAGGCATCTGTACAAGTTCTACATCCAACCATTTCCAATATTTGCATTTACCCTTCCACAATAAAATTTCAAAGTGAGATTTCAAATCTGGAATAAATGAATCAGAAAAGAGGGAAAATTTAAGTGAAATTGCTTACCTCATTGCACACCATGAAATGCCTCCCTGGATTCTTTGGTGTTGTTGATGTTAGAATACGTGCAGGGAACCCACAATCACAAGTTTTTGGATCATTCACTGTGGATTTCTTGCTTGATCGATTGAGGGAGGATGAGATGCTGTAGGAGGAAGCCATCGGGTATTAGGGCAACGGGGTATTAGAGCACAATAAATGAACAACAAACGCCCCTCCTTTAATAACAAGAACCCTAGATGCCACGTAGGATCAAAACTGACACGTAGGATCAATAAATTCATTGAAACCGGCTAAACCTGGTCGGAAGGGGAAAATTTGCACAAATCAACAAGTTAAAGGGTTAATAGAGCACGAAAAAAAGTTCAGTGACCAAATTTGATCAAAATCAAAAGTATGTTACcctctcaagtcattatcccttagaAGATATGGTCCAGCTATTTTAGGATATTTATTATTTTCGGTTTTTGCTGTTATCTTTTCCTTGTTTAGAGGATAGGGATTATTATTTATTTGTTCCGATTGTTTGACAATTCATTCAATaataaaatcatttatattagAAGATATGATCGAGCTATTTTAggataaatattattttcccCCTTGGCTGTTATCTTTTCCTTGTTTAGAGGATAGGGACTATTATTTATTTGTTCCGATTGTTTGACAATTCATTCAATAATGAAATCCTTTATTGTAATCAGAGACAAAGAACATCCGGTTTTTTTCTAACCACCTCTGTAACCCTACAATCTATCTCCTCCGATTCACGGCGGCACCATGGTGGAAACACCAGATAAATCTTCCTCTTCCAACACCAATACTGAAAAATCAACCCTTCATCCAGCATTCACAGTGACAAATGTGCACCTAAAGATCCATACGTTTGACGGGAAGAAAACACCCTAGTCAAATTGGGTGAAATTGTTCAGAAATCATCTCAAAATCGACAAGATCCTCCACCACATTGATGACTCAAAGCCGCCATCCAAAGAAGATCCGACCTATGACGCATGGGCAGAGCTTGATGCCCTCATTCTTCAGTGGATTATAGTATTGTTTCTGATGAGATCCTTAACCGAATTCTCGATGATGATACAACCTCTTTAAAGGCGTGGCTTCAGATTCAAGAAATGTTTATAAATAATAAACATGCTAGAGCTACAACCTTAGAACAATAGTTTACCAACTCAACCCTCTTAGCATTCTCCTCATTTGATGAATATTGTCAAAAGTTGAAAGACATCGCCACCCAACTCGGTGATATCGATCAACCTGTGTCCGAAAGTCGCCTCGTTATTCTGATGGTTCGTGGTCTTCCTGTTGAATATGATCCTATCGGGGCATCATCAGTCAGCAATGTCCCACTTGGGATGAGGCCCGTAGTATGGTAAAATCGGAGCAACAACGACAGGCTGCTCGAACGAACTCAAGTTGAGATACTGTGCTAGTTCACCCATCCTCTTCTGCTGGTCAACATAAAAATAGAAGCAACAACCACCCCGATCACACCAACACCGGGTGCTCCCCTTATCCAAACGGATATCGGGGGAACAATTACGATCCAACAAAGGCAGCGCATGGCAGGGGGCGAGGTGGCCGGTTCTCCGGCCGCGGAACAGGTCGATCACAATCCTACGGCTCACACTGGGGGACACAGTCGAACAACACCCCATGCAATTCAGGGGGAAATCTCGGTCCAGCAGGCCATCCAGGCGGATCTTGGTTTGGCCAAGCTCAATATCCATCCTGGACACCactgccgactcctttcccttctATGCCAGCCCAGTTCCTACCATCACAGTTGCATGCCCACATCATGCAGATGCCTCCACTAGGTTTCAGTTTTAACCCACAAGCTCCAACGGGTTTCAGTGCTCTCTCTCCTAATGACATCAGAGCTGCTATGACCACTTTGAACCTCAATTCCAATGACCAGGCACAATGGTTTATGGACACAGGAGCATCTTCTCACATGACTTCAGATTCAGGTAGAATTAAAGTTCAAAGTTTCTTACCTATCAACCCTATATTTGTTGGTAATGGTGACTTATTGCCTATTCATGGGTCTGGTAATGGCTTTTACGACACACCAAATAAAACTTATCATCTAAACCAAATTGTTCATTCTCCTAAGGTCATAAAAGATTTAATATCTGTTTGCAAATTCACTATTGATAACCAAGTTTCAATTGAATTTGACCCTTTTGGGTTTTCTTTGAAGGACCTCAAGGATGGGAAACTGCTTTCCCGCCACAATAGCAGTGGACACATGTACCCTTTCACACCACCCACTCCAGCTTTACTTGCCACTTCATCTTCAGCACCATGGCATGATCGTCTCGGACATCCCGGATCGACTGTGCTTCACTATCTTAATCGTTTTCCTTATTTCAAGAATAATACTATTATTGAATCTTTAGTTTGTAATTCTTGTCAAATTTCAAATAGTAAACGTTTGCCTTTTTCAGATTCTCTATCTCAAACCTTTCGTGCTTTTGATTTGGTACATTGCGATTTGTGGACCTCTCCGGTCCTTAGTAATTCTGGATATAAATATTACATGGTGCTTATTGATAACTTTACTCACTTTGTTTGGGTGTACCCGCTCAAATACAAATCAGAAACTTTCACTAATTTCACCAAATTTCATAAATTGATACAAACCCAATTTCATTCTTGAATCAAAACCTTTCAATgtgattgggggggggggggggggaagagtTTGACAATCATCACTTTAAAATTTTTGCCAACCAACATGGGCTTGTCTTTGGGTTTTCGTGCCCTCAAACGTCCCAATAAAACGGGAAATCTGAACGCATGCTTCGACGACTAAATGACATTATTCGTGGTGCATTCTCATCTCCTGTCTACCTTTTGGGTTGAAGCTCTCCACACTGCCACTTACCTCCATAACATTCTTCCAACAAAAAAACTACACTTCAACACCCCCGCCTTTGCCCTATATCGACGCCACCCGACATAAAATCATCTACGTGTGTTCGGGTACACCTGTTACCCAAACATGTCTGCTACTCAACTAAACAAACTTTCCCCAAGATCCACCTAGTGCGTGTTCCTCGGGTATCCTGCCGATTTTCGTGGCTATAGGTGTTACGACCCTCAAACCGGTCGTGTACACTTATCTCATCATGTTACTTTTGACGAGCACACCTTCCCATTCAAAACACCTTTATCCACCAGCAAATATACTTTTCTTGATGATGACAGTCCAAGCTTTCATAATGTATCTTTTCCTACTACTACACCAAACGAACACCAACACTCAACATGTGACCACACTCAAAACCCATTACACCCCAACTCACCTACGACCCACACTTCTACCACCACAACTTCTTCGCCATCAACCCCAACATTTTAGGATAAATATGCTCCAACTATTTTAggataaatattattttccctTTTGGCTGTTATCTTTTCCTTGTTTAGAGGAT
This window encodes:
- the LOC111914973 gene encoding uncharacterized protein LOC111914973, with amino-acid sequence MASSYSISSSLNRSSKKSTVNDPKTCDCGFPARILTSTTPKNPGRHFMVCNEGKCKYWKWLDVELVQMPLMEVVEGMKAELVALKTEVEKVKEDMEQMKKEKYSDAIAMKEKLYKFTIGFLFLIIVYMMK